In a single window of the Candidatus Epulonipiscium sp. genome:
- the hydE gene encoding [FeFe] hydrogenase H-cluster radical SAM maturase HydE, translated as MKGLIDKLYELNNLDDGELLKLFKGIDEENTKYLKEKARKTREKYYGDKVYLRGLIEFTNYCSRDCVYCGIQASNKNVDRYRLSIEEILECCELGYNLGYKTFVLQGGEDRYYNDEKILKMVYTIKNKYPECAITLSIGEKSYESYKRYYDAGADRYLLRHETADKKLYETLHPKGNFENRIKCLWNLKEIGYQVGAGFMVGLPDQAYGHYIKDLRFLKELNPHMVGVGPFIPHKETSLSKKEGGTTEMTVILLAIIRLLLPSVLLPATTALGTLDATGREKALRAGANVVMPNLSPIGIREKYSLYDGKICTGDEAAECRKCIEKRIENAGFHVDLSRGDNALYSKIVNA; from the coding sequence ATGAAAGGTTTAATTGATAAATTATATGAACTTAATAATTTAGATGATGGGGAATTACTTAAACTTTTTAAGGGTATAGATGAAGAGAATACTAAATATTTAAAGGAAAAGGCTAGGAAGACTAGGGAAAAATATTATGGGGATAAGGTATATTTACGGGGGTTAATAGAATTTACAAATTATTGCAGCAGAGATTGTGTATATTGTGGAATTCAGGCTTCCAATAAAAACGTGGACAGGTATAGGTTATCCATTGAAGAAATCCTTGAATGCTGTGAACTAGGCTATAACTTAGGATATAAAACCTTTGTACTTCAAGGGGGAGAAGATAGGTATTATAACGATGAAAAGATATTAAAAATGGTATATACCATTAAAAATAAATACCCTGAATGTGCAATAACCCTTTCAATAGGAGAAAAATCCTATGAATCCTATAAAAGATATTATGACGCAGGGGCAGACAGATATCTTCTAAGACATGAAACAGCAGATAAGAAACTATATGAAACTCTTCATCCAAAGGGCAATTTTGAAAATAGAATAAAATGTCTATGGAATCTAAAAGAAATAGGATACCAGGTGGGGGCAGGGTTTATGGTAGGACTTCCAGACCAGGCCTATGGGCATTATATAAAGGATTTAAGATTTTTAAAAGAACTTAATCCCCATATGGTAGGAGTTGGTCCGTTTATTCCTCATAAGGAAACTTCCCTTTCCAAGAAAGAAGGAGGAACCACCGAAATGACTGTTATACTGCTTGCGATTATTCGTCTTTTACTCCCTAGTGTCTTATTACCGGCAACCACAGCCCTAGGAACCTTAGATGCAACAGGAAGGGAAAAGGCTTTAAGGGCAGGGGCCAATGTAGTAATGCCCAATTTATCCCCCATCGGTATAAGGGAGAAATATTCCCTTTATGATGGAAAGATATGTACTGGAGATGAGGCAGCAGAGTGCAGAAAATGCATTGAGAAAAGAATTGAAAACGCTGGTTTTCATGTGGATTTATCTAGAGGAGATAATGCATTATATAGCAAAATAGTCAATGCCTAA
- a CDS encoding anaerobic nitric oxide reductase flavorubredoxin → MSFKITDSVTYVGKRDWELRTFHGEEYSTHRGSTYNSYLIRDEKVALIDTIWNPYSEEFVENLKKEIDLKEIDYVIVNHGEIDHSGSLSRLMEEIPDTPIYCTKNAVSSLKGQYHKDWNFNTVKTGDKLSLGSKELIFIEARMLHWPDSMFCYLTEENILFSNDAFGQHLATEQVYNDLVDQCELYQEAIKYYANILTPFSSLVIDKIKEVLSFNLPLNMICTSHGVIWRDNPVQIVEQYLKWADNYQENQITILYDSMWDNTKKMAEAIKKGIQQEDKEVIIKLYNIARTDKNDVITEVFKSKGILVGSSTINNGILSSTAAILEEMRGLGFKNKKAAAFGSYGWGGQSTKMISDRLKEGGFELINDGIRVLWTPDEEATKRCEEFGKSFIKSFV, encoded by the coding sequence ATGTCTTTTAAAATTACAGACAGTGTAACATATGTTGGGAAAAGGGATTGGGAGCTTCGCACTTTTCATGGGGAAGAATACTCAACCCATAGAGGGTCTACATATAACTCTTATCTTATTAGAGACGAAAAAGTAGCTCTTATTGATACTATTTGGAACCCATATAGTGAAGAATTTGTAGAAAACCTTAAAAAAGAAATTGACCTTAAAGAGATAGACTATGTTATCGTTAACCATGGAGAAATAGACCACAGTGGTTCTTTGTCGCGACTTATGGAGGAAATACCCGACACGCCTATATATTGTACAAAAAATGCTGTTAGTTCTCTAAAGGGACAATATCATAAGGATTGGAATTTTAATACTGTAAAGACAGGGGATAAGCTTAGCTTAGGCAGTAAGGAACTTATATTTATCGAGGCTAGAATGCTCCATTGGCCCGATAGCATGTTTTGTTATCTTACAGAAGAAAATATCCTATTTAGTAATGATGCATTTGGTCAACATTTGGCGACTGAACAAGTCTATAATGATCTAGTAGACCAATGCGAGCTTTATCAAGAAGCAATAAAATACTATGCAAATATATTAACTCCTTTTAGTTCTTTAGTTATAGATAAAATTAAAGAGGTTTTAAGCTTCAACCTACCTCTAAATATGATTTGTACAAGCCATGGGGTCATTTGGAGAGATAATCCTGTACAAATAGTAGAACAATACCTAAAGTGGGCAGACAATTACCAAGAAAACCAAATAACTATTTTATACGATAGTATGTGGGATAATACAAAGAAGATGGCAGAAGCCATCAAAAAGGGGATACAGCAAGAGGATAAAGAAGTAATCATCAAACTATATAATATTGCTCGGACTGATAAAAACGATGTGATTACAGAAGTATTCAAATCAAAAGGAATATTGGTAGGGTCTTCCACAATTAATAATGGAATATTGTCTTCGACTGCCGCTATACTAGAAGAAATGAGAGGGTTAGGATTTAAAAATAAAAAAGCAGCAGCCTTCGGCAGCTATGGTTGGGGTGGTCAATCCACAAAGATGATTTCTGACAGATTAAAAGAAGGAGGTTTTGAGCTTATTAATGATGGAATAAGGGTTTTGTGGACTCCAGATGAAGAGGCAACTAAAAGATGTGAGGAATTTGGAAAAAGCTTTATAAAAAGTTTTGTATGA
- a CDS encoding ABC transporter substrate-binding protein has translation MRKLKFSIILMLILGIMGSFFTGCSNDNLTKIRLNEVVHSAFYAPQYVAIEKGFFEEEGLKIELSSGWGADKSMTALISGDADIGMMGTEAAVYVYNEGQENHGIIFAQQTQRAGNFLVSREEEPNFQWSDLKGKTVIGGRPGGMPQMVFEYILKQNDIKPFEDVNIITNLQFTATAGAFVGGMGDYSVEFEPTASTIEYQGNGHVVASLGTASGKVPYTVFMASKEYAEKNPETVQKFTNALYKALVWVNEHTPEEIAEAIHPQFKETDKELLTIIIKRYKDQDTWPETPVMSEESLTLLQEILEIGGVLDKRAPYEDIVTTDFAEEAIKK, from the coding sequence ATGCGCAAATTAAAATTTAGCATTATTCTTATGCTTATTTTAGGAATAATGGGCAGCTTTTTTACCGGTTGTAGTAATGATAACTTAACTAAAATTAGGCTTAACGAGGTAGTGCACTCCGCATTTTATGCCCCACAGTATGTAGCAATCGAAAAAGGCTTTTTTGAGGAAGAAGGCCTTAAAATCGAACTTTCTTCTGGTTGGGGAGCAGATAAGTCTATGACAGCCCTTATTTCTGGAGATGCTGATATTGGAATGATGGGAACTGAGGCTGCTGTATATGTTTACAATGAAGGCCAAGAAAATCACGGTATTATATTTGCTCAACAAACTCAAAGAGCTGGAAATTTCCTTGTAAGCCGTGAAGAAGAGCCTAATTTTCAATGGTCTGACTTAAAAGGAAAAACTGTTATTGGTGGACGCCCAGGAGGAATGCCTCAAATGGTATTCGAATACATTTTAAAACAAAATGATATAAAACCCTTTGAGGATGTAAATATCATTACAAATTTACAATTTACTGCAACCGCTGGGGCATTCGTAGGTGGCATGGGGGATTATTCCGTAGAGTTTGAACCTACTGCTTCTACTATCGAGTATCAAGGCAATGGTCATGTTGTTGCTTCCCTAGGAACAGCCAGTGGTAAAGTACCCTATACCGTTTTTATGGCTTCTAAAGAATACGCAGAAAAAAATCCTGAAACAGTACAAAAATTCACAAATGCTCTTTATAAAGCTCTAGTATGGGTTAATGAACATACTCCTGAAGAAATCGCCGAGGCTATCCATCCGCAATTTAAGGAAACAGATAAAGAACTCCTGACAATTATAATAAAAAGATATAAAGATCAAGATACATGGCCCGAAACCCCAGTTATGAGTGAAGAATCATTAACTTTACTTCAAGAGATATTAGAAATCGGAGGTGTTCTAGATAAAAGAGCTCCTTATGAAGATATTGTAACAACTGATTTTGCAGAAGAAGCTATTAAAAAATAA
- a CDS encoding protein arginine kinase, producing the protein MNKWYEGNLDTGIVVSSRIRLARNYKKYPFSARIPQPQAEDMINETKRALLSGNTILSREFEYIPVFGKTPLDKRALMESHVISPELVKKAAPCGVLLRNDETLSIMVNEEDHIRIQSVAIGMDMEKAWDLADKVDDVLEESIEYAFDEELGYLTSCPTNVGTGMRASYMIHIPALEWSGQLQNILQAIGKLGITVRGLYGEGTTAQGSLYQISNQITLGQSEDEIIENLNNITLQIVERERQIREGILIEKRAEFQDRIYRSYGTLYYAKMLSTKEAATLLSDIKMGYEMGILEEPKPVLNFYEFMIYIQSANLQKRVGMDLNSQERDTHRASFIRKQFEK; encoded by the coding sequence ATGAACAAGTGGTATGAAGGAAATTTAGATACAGGTATTGTAGTCTCTAGTAGAATTCGATTAGCTAGAAATTATAAAAAATATCCTTTTTCTGCTCGTATTCCACAGCCACAAGCTGAAGATATGATTAATGAAACTAAAAGGGCCTTATTGTCTGGAAATACGATTTTATCTAGGGAGTTTGAGTATATTCCTGTATTTGGAAAGACCCCCCTAGATAAGAGGGCCTTGATGGAAAGCCATGTCATTAGCCCTGAATTGGTTAAAAAGGCGGCTCCTTGTGGAGTTCTACTTAGAAACGATGAAACCCTAAGTATAATGGTTAATGAAGAAGATCATATTAGGATACAATCCGTAGCAATAGGAATGGACATGGAAAAGGCATGGGACTTAGCAGATAAAGTAGATGATGTTCTAGAAGAATCCATAGAATATGCCTTTGATGAAGAATTAGGATACTTAACTTCTTGCCCCACAAATGTGGGAACAGGGATGAGGGCATCTTATATGATTCATATCCCTGCTCTTGAATGGTCGGGGCAGCTACAAAACATTCTCCAAGCTATTGGAAAATTAGGAATTACAGTTAGAGGATTATATGGTGAAGGAACAACGGCCCAAGGAAGTCTCTATCAAATCTCAAATCAGATTACCCTAGGTCAATCAGAGGATGAAATAATAGAGAATTTAAACAATATAACCTTACAAATTGTAGAGAGAGAAAGGCAAATAAGGGAAGGAATCCTGATAGAAAAAAGAGCAGAGTTTCAAGATAGAATTTATAGATCTTATGGAACACTTTATTATGCTAAAATGTTATCTACAAAAGAAGCCGCAACCCTTCTATCAGATATTAAGATGGGCTATGAAATGGGTATACTAGAGGAACCTAAGCCGGTTCTCAATTTTTATGAGTTTATGATATATATACAATCCGCCAATCTACAAAAAAGGGTAGGGATGGATTTAAATAGCCAGGAAAGGGATACCCATAGGGCATCTTTTATAAGAAAACAATTTGAAAAATAA
- a CDS encoding ATP-dependent Clp protease ATP-binding subunit: MMGKFTKRAHEALQASQIAAAELGHGYVGTEHLLLGLIRGEDSVAERALKNQGVSEKDIVDKLKSVIGSGDVVTAEPQDFTPRAKRILEMSLREALKMGTGYIGTEHLLLALLREPDSIAIKLLSSLGINPQKIYDDIMSMLGEGEKSQDGTPMSKQGRRTGKSDTPTLDQFSRDLTVMATEQKFDPIIGRDKEIERVIQVLSRRTKNNPCLVGEPGVGKTAIAEGLAQKIVEGNIPEILKNKRVVSLDLSAMVAGSKYRGEFEERIKKALDEIRTSGDVILFIDELHTIIGAGAAEGAIDASNILKPSLARGEIQVIGATTLDEYRKYIEKDAALERRFQPVKVEQPTEDEAIEILKGLRDKYEAHHQVHITDESIVAAVKLSSRYITDRFLPDKAIDLVDEAASRVRLRTFTAPPNVKELEEKLEELEKEKEAAIKTEEFEKAGEIKKKQDEIKKQLEDEKNNWKDSHTKSAQVVTEDEIADIVASWTGIPVRKLAEEESERLRNMEGILHKRVIGQKEAVKAVSKAIRRGRVGLKDPNRPIGSFLFLGPTGVGKTELTKALAEALFGDENSMIRIDMSEYMEKHSVSKLIGSPPGYVGYDEGGQLSEKVRRKPYSVILFDEVEKAHPDVFNILLQVLDDGHITDAQGRRIDFKNTVIIMTSNIGARNIIAPKRLGFTSVDNVAKDYEDMKKNVMDEVKRIFRPEFLNRIDEMIVFHPLDREDIKNIVSIMIGQLAKRIKQNMGIAIEITETAKEYLAKEGFDQAYGARPLRRAIQSKIEDEMAEQILDGKIKENDSIKIDLEDEKLSFIKL; the protein is encoded by the coding sequence ATGATGGGAAAATTTACAAAAAGGGCCCATGAGGCATTACAGGCTTCTCAAATAGCAGCAGCAGAATTAGGGCATGGATATGTGGGTACTGAGCATTTATTATTAGGCTTAATCCGCGGAGAAGATAGCGTGGCTGAAAGGGCATTAAAAAACCAAGGGGTCTCGGAAAAGGATATAGTAGATAAGCTGAAATCTGTTATTGGTAGCGGTGATGTGGTGACAGCAGAGCCACAGGACTTCACACCTAGGGCCAAAAGAATTTTAGAAATGAGCCTTAGGGAAGCACTGAAAATGGGAACAGGATATATAGGTACGGAACACCTTCTTTTAGCCCTTCTTAGAGAACCAGATTCGATAGCAATAAAACTACTTAGTAGTTTAGGAATTAATCCCCAAAAAATATATGATGACATTATGAGCATGCTAGGAGAAGGGGAAAAATCTCAAGATGGAACGCCAATGAGTAAGCAGGGAAGAAGGACAGGCAAATCAGATACCCCTACCTTAGATCAATTTAGCAGGGACCTAACTGTAATGGCAACGGAACAGAAATTTGATCCGATTATAGGAAGGGATAAGGAAATAGAAAGAGTTATTCAGGTATTAAGTAGGAGAACTAAAAATAACCCTTGTCTTGTAGGAGAACCAGGAGTAGGTAAAACAGCCATAGCAGAAGGTTTGGCACAAAAAATAGTAGAAGGCAATATCCCAGAAATTCTAAAAAATAAGAGGGTTGTATCCCTTGATTTATCTGCAATGGTTGCAGGTTCCAAATATAGAGGGGAATTCGAAGAAAGAATAAAAAAGGCATTAGATGAAATCCGTACATCAGGAGATGTAATACTATTTATTGATGAGCTTCATACAATAATAGGGGCGGGGGCTGCAGAAGGGGCAATTGATGCCTCTAATATATTAAAGCCTTCCTTGGCTAGGGGAGAAATCCAAGTAATAGGGGCTACAACCCTAGACGAATATAGAAAATATATTGAAAAGGATGCGGCTTTGGAACGCCGTTTTCAGCCGGTGAAAGTAGAACAACCAACGGAAGACGAGGCAATAGAAATACTAAAGGGATTAAGAGATAAATATGAAGCCCACCACCAAGTCCATATCACAGATGAATCCATTGTAGCAGCTGTAAAACTATCAAGCAGATATATAACCGACAGGTTTTTACCGGATAAAGCAATTGATTTAGTTGATGAAGCGGCTTCGAGGGTAAGGCTTCGTACTTTTACAGCACCCCCCAATGTTAAGGAGCTAGAAGAAAAGTTAGAAGAATTGGAAAAAGAAAAGGAAGCAGCTATTAAAACAGAAGAGTTTGAAAAAGCGGGGGAAATTAAAAAGAAACAAGATGAAATTAAAAAACAACTGGAAGATGAAAAAAACAATTGGAAAGACAGTCATACAAAATCAGCGCAAGTGGTTACAGAGGATGAAATTGCAGATATTGTAGCTAGTTGGACTGGAATACCTGTGCGCAAATTAGCCGAAGAGGAAAGCGAACGCCTAAGAAATATGGAAGGAATTCTTCATAAACGGGTTATAGGTCAAAAAGAAGCGGTAAAGGCAGTATCGAAGGCAATAAGGAGAGGGAGAGTAGGGCTAAAAGATCCCAATAGGCCGATTGGTTCTTTCTTATTCCTAGGGCCAACTGGAGTTGGTAAAACAGAACTTACTAAAGCTTTAGCTGAGGCTCTATTTGGGGATGAGAATTCGATGATACGCATTGATATGTCGGAATACATGGAAAAACATAGTGTATCTAAGTTAATTGGTTCCCCACCGGGATATGTGGGATATGACGAAGGTGGACAACTAAGTGAAAAAGTAAGGAGAAAGCCTTATTCAGTTATCCTTTTTGACGAGGTGGAAAAAGCACACCCCGATGTATTTAATATCCTTCTTCAAGTATTGGACGATGGTCATATAACAGATGCTCAGGGAAGAAGAATTGATTTTAAAAATACAGTTATCATTATGACCTCTAATATTGGAGCGAGGAATATTATTGCCCCAAAAAGATTAGGTTTCACTTCCGTGGATAATGTAGCAAAAGACTATGAAGACATGAAGAAGAATGTAATGGATGAAGTAAAAAGGATATTTAGGCCTGAATTTTTAAATAGAATCGATGAGATGATAGTATTCCATCCTCTAGATCGGGAAGATATTAAAAATATTGTATCCATTATGATTGGGCAACTGGCAAAACGAATAAAACAAAACATGGGTATTGCCATAGAAATTACTGAGACTGCCAAGGAATATTTAGCTAAAGAAGGATTTGATCAAGCCTACGGGGCTAGGCCTCTAAGAAGGGCAATACAATCAAAGATTGAAGATGAGATGGCAGAGCAGATTTTAGATGGCAAAATCAAAGAAAATGACAGTATAAAAATTGACTTAGAAGATGAAAAATTGTCCTTTATAAAACTCTAG
- a CDS encoding endosialidase — translation MAVIRELIRVEDDKTISFGNHLMETKKKVLDFEVDGDLYKVKTYNKITKLEKNGILLYESVPGTTVHYFNMNEKLVSFSVEGEEDAQITMELEPEKDYKIFIENVQVGKVKSSLAGKVTFSVELNGREKDIKIEKLG, via the coding sequence GTGGCAGTTATTAGAGAGTTAATACGTGTAGAAGATGATAAGACCATAAGCTTTGGGAACCATCTAATGGAAACAAAAAAGAAAGTGCTGGATTTTGAAGTAGATGGCGACTTATATAAAGTAAAAACATATAATAAGATTACAAAGCTAGAAAAGAACGGCATTTTATTATATGAATCAGTCCCTGGGACAACAGTTCACTATTTTAATATGAATGAGAAACTTGTTTCATTTTCTGTGGAGGGGGAAGAGGATGCCCAAATTACTATGGAATTAGAACCTGAAAAGGATTATAAAATATTTATTGAAAATGTGCAGGTAGGAAAGGTAAAATCAAGTCTGGCAGGGAAAGTAACATTTAGTGTTGAACTTAATGGCAGGGAGAAAGACATTAAAATAGAAAAATTAGGCTAA
- a CDS encoding 3-deoxy-7-phosphoheptulonate synthase: protein MSFKYIRNIPSAEEIISEIPLPKELGILKQKRDEEIKAVIEKSSNKFILIIGPCSAHDEDAVCDYIGRLAKVQEKVQEKIIIIPRIYTNKPRTTGEGYKGMLHQPDPMDKPNILEGLKAIRKMHIRAISESYLTPADEMLYPENYTYLQDVLSYVAIGARSVEDQQHRLTVSGMDIPVGMKNPTSGDTSVMLNSIQAAQHGHTFLYQGWEVKTSGNPLAHSVLRGAVNHYSTNIPNYHYEDMMNLAKDYEDRGLTNPTIIVDTNHANSMKRFKEQPRIVKEVLYSRRHSPILKDMVKGLMIESYIEEGNQNANERVYGKSITDPCLGWEDSEKLIYYIAENL, encoded by the coding sequence ATGAGCTTTAAATACATAAGAAATATTCCTTCCGCAGAAGAGATTATAAGTGAAATTCCTTTACCTAAAGAATTAGGCATTCTTAAACAAAAAAGAGATGAGGAAATAAAAGCTGTAATAGAAAAAAGTTCCAATAAATTTATCCTAATAATCGGTCCTTGTTCTGCCCATGATGAAGATGCTGTTTGCGATTATATCGGCCGTCTTGCTAAGGTACAAGAAAAAGTACAAGAAAAAATTATTATTATACCTAGAATATACACTAACAAACCACGAACTACCGGCGAAGGATATAAAGGGATGCTTCATCAACCGGATCCCATGGATAAACCAAATATTCTAGAGGGACTTAAGGCAATTCGAAAAATGCATATACGGGCCATCAGTGAATCTTACTTAACCCCTGCAGATGAAATGCTCTATCCGGAAAACTATACCTATCTTCAGGATGTCCTAAGCTATGTGGCAATAGGTGCCCGCTCTGTAGAAGACCAACAGCACCGCCTAACAGTAAGTGGTATGGACATTCCTGTAGGTATGAAAAACCCCACTAGTGGAGATACTTCCGTTATGTTAAATTCCATTCAGGCTGCGCAGCATGGTCATACCTTCCTCTATCAAGGTTGGGAAGTTAAGACTAGTGGCAATCCCCTTGCCCATTCTGTTTTAAGAGGTGCAGTGAATCATTATAGTACTAATATACCAAATTATCATTATGAGGACATGATGAATCTTGCTAAAGATTATGAAGATAGGGGGCTTACTAACCCTACTATTATCGTTGATACCAATCATGCCAATTCCATGAAAAGATTTAAGGAACAACCCCGTATTGTAAAAGAGGTCCTATATAGTAGAAGACATTCTCCAATTCTAAAAGATATGGTAAAGGGGCTTATGATTGAAAGTTATATAGAAGAAGGAAATCAAAATGCCAATGAAAGAGTCTACGGTAAATCCATAACTGACCCTTGTCTTGGCTGGGAAGACTCTGAAAAACTTATTTATTATATTGCTGAAAATTTATAA
- a CDS encoding zinc ribbon domain-containing protein: MPFDDWRNKLAQALKTVKDGTGELYQTTKVNVDLGKEQEVLKKIYYEIGKKVHEIYQYGGSLGKFFDEKYTEIKEVEEKIEELQKKMEELRKSRICIECGKEVEKGAKFCPKCGAPMNDSAKEEAMAKIVKKEESQDTLSQIKNKVQSQKVEIKRCPTCRAENQMEDKFCLSCGRALF; encoded by the coding sequence ATGCCATTTGATGATTGGAGAAATAAACTAGCTCAAGCATTGAAAACTGTAAAAGATGGTACGGGGGAATTATATCAGACTACCAAGGTAAATGTGGATCTTGGCAAAGAACAGGAAGTTTTAAAAAAAATATATTACGAAATAGGAAAAAAGGTCCATGAAATATATCAGTACGGAGGTTCCTTGGGGAAATTCTTTGATGAAAAATATACAGAAATAAAAGAAGTGGAAGAAAAGATTGAGGAACTCCAAAAGAAGATGGAGGAGCTTAGAAAATCAAGAATATGTATCGAATGCGGAAAAGAAGTGGAAAAAGGTGCAAAATTTTGCCCAAAGTGTGGGGCGCCTATGAATGACAGTGCGAAGGAAGAAGCGATGGCTAAAATAGTAAAAAAAGAAGAATCTCAGGATACCTTGTCCCAAATAAAAAACAAAGTACAATCCCAAAAGGTAGAAATAAAACGATGTCCAACCTGTAGGGCGGAAAACCAAATGGAAGATAAATTCTGCCTATCTTGTGGCAGAGCACTTTTTTAA
- the radA gene encoding DNA repair protein RadA produces the protein MAKTKNVYVCQECGYESPRWLGKCPGCNEWSTFVEEIVAKKASIQSKTNIKLNPVILEDIGIDKEERILTGAGELDRVLGGGIVKGSLVLVGGDPGIGKSTLLLQMCEYIGEKGSKILYASGEESIRQIKMRADRLGVATKNLLLISETNIDLIEGVISSSKPDLVIIDSIQTVFREEITSAPGSVSQVREATSSLMRISKDQNISIVIVGHVTKEGSLAGPRVLEHMVDTVLYFEGERHAAYRILRAVKNRFGSTNEIGVFEMQDKGLAEVKNPSELMLAGRPFNVSGSVVTCSMEGTRPMLVEVQALVSFTNFGMPRRTATGIDYNRVVLLMAVLEKRVGMQLISYDSYVNLAGGIKITEPAIDLGVIAAIASSFKDQAIDPHMVVFGEIGLTGEIRGISMAEKRVIESAKLGFKSCVIPKANLRGMKKVDGIKVYGVENVSEALQIILR, from the coding sequence ATGGCGAAAACAAAAAATGTTTATGTATGTCAAGAATGTGGATATGAATCCCCAAGATGGCTTGGAAAGTGCCCAGGCTGTAATGAGTGGAGTACTTTTGTTGAAGAAATAGTAGCTAAAAAGGCATCTATTCAATCTAAGACCAATATAAAACTTAACCCAGTGATATTAGAAGATATAGGAATTGACAAAGAAGAGAGAATATTAACCGGGGCAGGAGAATTGGATAGAGTATTAGGGGGAGGGATAGTAAAGGGTTCCTTGGTGTTAGTAGGGGGGGATCCGGGAATAGGAAAATCCACTTTGCTGCTGCAGATGTGTGAATATATAGGAGAAAAAGGAAGCAAAATACTGTATGCCTCAGGAGAAGAATCCATTAGACAGATTAAGATGAGAGCTGACAGATTAGGAGTAGCTACAAAAAATTTACTCCTTATATCAGAAACCAATATAGACTTAATAGAAGGAGTAATAAGTAGTAGTAAGCCTGATTTAGTCATAATAGACTCAATACAAACAGTTTTTAGAGAAGAGATAACATCGGCGCCGGGGAGTGTGAGCCAAGTTAGAGAAGCCACTTCAAGTTTAATGAGAATTTCAAAAGATCAAAACATATCCATCGTTATTGTAGGCCATGTGACAAAAGAAGGATCTCTTGCAGGGCCGAGGGTTTTAGAACATATGGTGGATACAGTACTATATTTTGAAGGAGAAAGGCATGCAGCCTATCGTATTTTAAGAGCGGTTAAAAACCGTTTTGGTTCGACTAATGAAATTGGAGTTTTTGAAATGCAAGATAAGGGATTAGCAGAGGTAAAGAACCCCTCAGAGCTGATGTTAGCAGGAAGACCCTTTAATGTTTCAGGTTCCGTTGTCACATGCAGCATGGAAGGGACAAGACCTATGTTAGTAGAAGTACAGGCCCTAGTGAGCTTTACTAATTTTGGAATGCCGAGAAGAACAGCGACGGGTATAGATTATAATAGGGTAGTTCTTTTAATGGCGGTACTGGAAAAAAGGGTGGGGATGCAATTAATAAGCTATGATAGCTACGTAAACTTAGCAGGGGGAATCAAGATTACCGAACCTGCCATTGATTTGGGAGTAATTGCAGCGATTGCTTCTAGTTTTAAGGACCAAGCAATAGATCCTCACATGGTAGTGTTTGGAGAAATAGGATTAACAGGAGAAATAAGAGGGATAAGTATGGCAGAAAAAAGAGTAATAGAATCAGCTAAATTGGGGTTTAAATCCTGTGTTATACCAAAGGCTAACCTAAGGGGAATGAAAAAGGTAGATGGTATAAAAGTATACGGGGTGGAGAATGTTAGTGAAGCTCTTCAAATTATATTAAGATAA
- a CDS encoding DUF1573 domain-containing protein translates to MSDLRSTITDEFQYTVENLLVRNKSILDQITKYQDSCSRVNRNIVKATTHCGCIKILADKQKYPDNDSDFSLEDLKPMMNDHIQGDLCENCRDLIEKEIGRNLFYLASLCNTLDLNLYDIIIKELNRVRMLGKFTLR, encoded by the coding sequence ATGTCTGATCTTAGAAGTACTATAACTGATGAATTCCAGTATACAGTAGAAAATCTTTTGGTTCGAAATAAAAGTATATTAGATCAAATTACAAAGTACCAGGATTCCTGTTCCCGTGTTAATCGAAATATCGTTAAAGCAACTACCCATTGTGGCTGTATTAAAATTCTCGCTGACAAACAAAAATATCCAGATAATGATTCCGATTTTTCATTAGAAGATCTAAAACCTATGATGAATGACCATATACAGGGCGATTTATGTGAAAACTGCCGTGACCTAATAGAAAAAGAAATCGGTAGAAATTTATTTTATCTCGCCTCTTTATGCAATACCTTAGACTTAAATCTATATGATATTATTATTAAAGAATTAAATCGGGTTCGCATGTTGGGAAAGTTCACATTACGGTAA